One genomic window of Gavia stellata isolate bGavSte3 chromosome 7, bGavSte3.hap2, whole genome shotgun sequence includes the following:
- the LOC104257780 gene encoding alpha-1-antiproteinase 2: MKTTFYISLLLAGLHAVARGQLPPSHHNGHDPNEPKHHMHHGGEAIACLKLVPNNADFAFQFFKEVTLEAPNKNIFFSPVSISTAFAMLALGARSTTQTQILEGLTFNLTEIQEKEIHEGFHNLIHMLSHPESGVQLNMGNAIFLTEKLKPLKKFLDDAKALYQLEAFTTDFNKPTEAEKQINDYIERKTHGKITNLVKDMDPQTVMLLTSFVFFKGSWEKPFKPEHTEEREFFVDAETTVKIPMMHQTGRFDFYFDEDLSCTVVRLHYNGSATAFLVLPAEGKMKQLEQTLVKETIREWSDHLFQSLVSLYFPKFSISGSYEITNTLSKMGIVDVFTDQADLSGITGAPELKVSKVVHKAALVVDERGTEAAAATAAEIMPVSLPPTIEFNRPFLTLIFDRDTNSTLFIGKIVNPTITS, translated from the exons ATGAAGACCACATTCTACATAAGTTTGCTACTGGCTGGGCTTCATGCTGTTGCCCGTGGTCAGCTCCCACCCAGCCACCACAATGGACATGATCCAAATGAACCTAAACACCACATGCATCATGGAGGTGAAGCGATCGCTTGCCTCAAACTAGTGCCAAACAATGCTGACTttgcatttcaattttttaaagagGTTACACTGGAGGCACCTaataagaacattttcttctctcctgtaAGCATCTCCACTGCATTTGCGATGCTGGCCCTAGGGGCTAGATCAACCACTCAGACTCAGATCCTGGAAGGACTCACCTTCAACCTTACAGAGATTCAGGAGAAAGAGATACATGAAGGCTTCCACAACCTTATCCACATGCTGAGCCATCCCGAGAGCGGGGTCCAGCTCAACATGGGGAATGCCATCTTTCTAACAGAGAAACTGAAGCCTCTAAAAAAGTTTTTAGATGATGCCAAAGCTCTGTATCAGCTGGAGGCTTTTACCACTGACTTTAACAAACCCACGGAGGCTGAGAAGCAGATCAATGATTATATAGAGAGGAAAACACATGGCAAAATTACTAATTTGGTCAAGGACATGGATCCACAGACTGTAATGCTTCTGActagctttgttttctttaaag gcagctgggaaaagcCTTTTAAACCAGAGCATACCGAAGAAAGGGAGTTCTTTGTGGATGCTGAAACTACTGTGAAAATCCCTATGATGCACCAGACAGGCAGATTCGACTTCTATTTTGACGAGGATCTGTCATGCACCGTGGTACGACTTCATTACAATGGGAGTGCTACTGCATTTCTGGTTCTgccagcagaagggaaaatgaaGCAGTTAGAGCAAACTCTGGTCAAGGAAACCATTCGGGAATGGTCAGACCATCTCTTCCAGAG CCTGGTGAGCCTCTACTTCCCCAAATTTTCTATTTCCGGGAGCTATGAAATAACGAACACCCTTAGTAAGATGGGAATTGTGGACGTGTTTACCGACCAGGCAGATCTCTCTGGCATCACCGGCGCCCCAGAGCTGAAGGTTTCTAAA gTTGTTCATAAGGCTGCTCTGGTTGTTGATGAGAGAGGTactgaggcagcagcagcaactgctGCTGAAATAATGCCAGTGTCTCTTCCTCCAACCATTGAATTCAACCGTCCCTTCCTCACGCTGATTTTTGACAGAGATACAAACAGTACGCTCTTCATAGGAAAAATAGTTAACCCAACTATTACTAGCTGA